From the Nonlabens marinus S1-08 genome, one window contains:
- a CDS encoding toll/interleukin-1 receptor domain-containing protein, with the protein MKRLFISYSRADKEYVRHLVDVLRKQDFEIWFDEQIPVGQGWDDVLEAQIKKADAMILVLSCTSVASENVKDEIAFAKHSNIPVVPIKIEECNVPLRMVRTQFIDFTLGFDVGAQRLVDDLRVQFEKEAAKSGEPGAAAIPTRKKKIKRVYTRKKPWKAYIIGAAAAIILPFLLVWMFDSDAVEDTSDDLAQEIVNDDAAWADAVEANTLNIYTDYLIEFEEDAIHYDEARERIASFMDATGYVPVIVDGEKVIEVEIFNKNKDAEGYPLPDNVIYPTKTVKIYESPMVNGQTATMKSDVLVKDQPVIVMDIEQDAETYEIWLKVAYQQDY; encoded by the coding sequence ATGAAACGATTATTTATAAGTTATTCCAGAGCAGATAAGGAATATGTCAGGCACCTCGTTGATGTACTGCGCAAACAAGATTTTGAGATATGGTTTGATGAGCAAATCCCAGTAGGTCAAGGCTGGGACGATGTTCTAGAGGCACAGATCAAAAAAGCAGATGCGATGATATTGGTGTTGTCATGTACCTCAGTAGCTTCTGAAAACGTTAAGGATGAAATCGCATTTGCAAAACATTCTAACATTCCTGTGGTGCCCATCAAGATCGAAGAATGTAACGTTCCACTTAGAATGGTACGAACTCAATTTATTGATTTCACGCTAGGTTTTGATGTTGGCGCGCAGCGACTGGTAGACGATTTGAGAGTTCAATTTGAAAAAGAAGCTGCCAAGAGTGGAGAACCTGGTGCAGCAGCTATTCCTACTAGAAAGAAGAAGATTAAGCGCGTTTATACGAGAAAAAAACCGTGGAAGGCTTACATCATTGGAGCTGCTGCGGCAATTATACTTCCGTTTTTACTGGTGTGGATGTTTGATTCTGATGCAGTAGAAGATACAAGTGACGACCTTGCGCAAGAGATCGTCAATGATGATGCCGCATGGGCAGATGCCGTGGAGGCAAATACGCTCAACATATACACCGATTACCTTATAGAATTTGAAGAAGATGCAATTCATTATGATGAAGCGAGAGAACGCATAGCTTCTTTTATGGACGCTACCGGCTATGTTCCCGTAATAGTTGATGGCGAAAAGGTGATCGAAGTGGAGATTTTTAACAAGAACAAAGATGCTGAAGGCTATCCATTACCAGATAATGTCATCTACCCTACAAAAACGGTCAAGATCTATGAGTCGCCTATGGTCAACGGTCAGACTGCCACAATGAAGAGTGATGTTTTGGTCAAAGATCAACCTGTCATAGTTATGGACATAGAACAGGATGCAGAAACCTATGAAATTTGGCTAAAAGTTGCCTATCAACAGGATTATTAG
- a CDS encoding M13 family metallopeptidase: MKNLVYLGILALLATSCKSDTSTDPMPVPVKDRTVVFDGITDSIAPGDNFYDHVNKTWYENTPIADDQVGVGAYRFLNIPQQELLREILENVSKKESVKGSVEQQVGDFYASGMDTVKINERGMKPVQPILKRIDTITDVPSMMGFVAQQVKSGDYSIVNPYVSPDQENSKMNILHVSQTGLGLPDRDYYFAEDASVAAIQKAYKEYVARLFELAGMDNAFAKAETVYNIEKQLASSHKTRVERRNVKENYNLTSVDQLQNTQKNIGWNSLLKNLGAEAEMIDVEQPGYYKKLNSMLASVPLNDWKLYLKANSLNAHADLLSQPFQDATFAYSKVLSGQSEQQSRSKLMTRRVDQQLGFALGQLYVKRYFKEEAKERALDLVNNFQKTLEKRINNLEWMSDSTKVKAVDKLYAINKKIGYPDVWRTYDANIDRNSFFENVVALRQDEFNYELAKLGKEPNRDEWYTTPSTVTAYYNPSANEIVFPAGILQAPYFDLYADDAVNYGGIGMVIGHEFTHAFDDQGAQFDKDGNVSNWWTAEDYTKFQAKTQQIIDQYSQFTVLDDVHLNGALTVGENTADNGGISIAYDAFQLTDQGKGNEKIGGYTPDQRFFLSIARIWRVKMRDEFLRNYVTTDPHSPPTWRVNGPLMNFTPFYEAFDVKEGQANYKTEEERIKIW; this comes from the coding sequence ATGAAAAACCTTGTATACCTAGGTATTTTGGCGCTTTTAGCGACCTCTTGTAAAAGCGATACTTCTACAGACCCTATGCCTGTTCCTGTAAAAGATAGGACGGTTGTATTTGATGGCATTACTGATTCTATTGCCCCTGGAGATAATTTTTACGATCACGTTAATAAAACCTGGTATGAGAATACACCTATTGCAGACGACCAAGTAGGAGTAGGTGCTTATAGATTTTTAAACATACCGCAGCAGGAATTGTTAAGAGAAATACTAGAAAACGTTTCTAAAAAAGAGTCTGTTAAAGGTAGTGTGGAGCAACAAGTAGGTGATTTCTATGCATCAGGAATGGATACGGTAAAAATCAATGAGCGAGGAATGAAGCCTGTGCAACCTATTTTAAAAAGGATTGACACGATTACTGATGTTCCTTCCATGATGGGCTTTGTGGCGCAACAAGTCAAATCAGGAGATTATTCTATTGTGAATCCATACGTTTCACCAGATCAAGAGAATAGCAAAATGAATATCCTACACGTTTCACAAACGGGTCTGGGATTGCCTGATCGAGATTATTATTTTGCGGAGGATGCATCGGTGGCTGCTATTCAAAAAGCTTATAAAGAATATGTAGCTCGTTTGTTTGAATTGGCTGGTATGGATAACGCTTTCGCGAAAGCGGAAACAGTTTACAACATAGAAAAGCAATTGGCTTCATCACACAAGACTCGCGTGGAACGCCGTAATGTGAAAGAGAATTATAACTTAACATCAGTAGATCAACTTCAAAACACCCAAAAGAACATAGGTTGGAATAGTTTACTGAAGAATCTAGGAGCAGAAGCTGAGATGATAGATGTGGAGCAGCCAGGGTATTACAAAAAATTAAATAGCATGCTCGCCAGCGTTCCATTGAACGATTGGAAATTGTATTTAAAAGCGAACTCTCTAAATGCTCATGCCGACTTACTAAGCCAACCTTTTCAAGACGCGACATTTGCTTATTCTAAGGTTCTCTCTGGTCAATCAGAGCAGCAATCTAGGTCAAAATTGATGACCAGGCGGGTGGATCAGCAATTAGGGTTTGCTCTGGGACAGCTTTATGTTAAACGTTACTTTAAAGAAGAAGCCAAAGAAAGAGCGCTGGATCTAGTGAATAATTTTCAGAAAACGCTGGAGAAACGCATCAACAATCTAGAGTGGATGAGCGATAGCACTAAAGTTAAAGCGGTGGATAAATTGTATGCGATCAATAAAAAAATTGGATATCCAGATGTTTGGAGAACTTATGATGCAAACATTGATCGCAATTCATTTTTTGAGAATGTGGTAGCACTGCGTCAGGATGAATTTAATTATGAACTAGCAAAACTAGGCAAGGAACCCAACAGGGACGAGTGGTACACCACGCCTTCTACTGTGACGGCTTATTACAACCCTTCCGCAAACGAAATCGTGTTTCCCGCAGGAATTTTACAAGCGCCTTATTTTGATTTATATGCAGATGATGCTGTGAATTATGGTGGTATCGGAATGGTTATAGGTCACGAATTTACTCATGCCTTTGATGATCAAGGCGCTCAGTTTGACAAGGATGGAAATGTTTCTAACTGGTGGACCGCTGAGGATTATACTAAGTTTCAAGCAAAAACTCAACAAATCATCGATCAGTACAGTCAGTTTACGGTTCTAGATGATGTTCACCTGAACGGAGCCTTGACGGTAGGAGAAAACACAGCGGATAATGGTGGCATCTCCATTGCCTATGATGCATTCCAATTAACAGATCAAGGTAAAGGCAATGAGAAAATAGGCGGTTATACTCCAGACCAGCGCTTCTTCCTTTCTATAGCCCGCATCTGGCGAGTGAAAATGCGTGATGAATTTTTAAGAAACTATGTGACTACAGATCCTCATTCACCGCCTACCTGGAGAGTCAATGGCCCATTAATGAATTTTACTCCATTCTATGAAGCCTTTGATGTGAAGGAAGGACAAGCTAATTACAAAACTGAAGAAGAACGTATTAAGATCTGGTAA
- a CDS encoding cold-shock protein has product MSTGTVKFFNETKGFGFITEEGVDKDHFVHISGLIDEIREGDEVSFDLKEGNKGLNAVNVKVL; this is encoded by the coding sequence ATGAGTACAGGAACAGTAAAATTTTTCAATGAAACTAAAGGTTTCGGATTCATCACTGAAGAAGGTGTTGATAAGGACCACTTCGTACATATCTCAGGATTGATCGACGAAATTCGCGAAGGCGATGAAGTATCTTTTGATCTTAAAGAAGGAAACAAAGGATTGAACGCTGTAAACGTAAAAGTTCTATAA
- a CDS encoding caspase family protein, translating to MSSLENAYALLIGVGADLPASVRDAAAIAALLSNPEIAGYKKENIHLLTEEQATRDRILNAFDDLIDKVDENASVILFYSGHGGTYSDNDIIELEQGGKNLKSDHENQSHYYWVPNDFDPKNYRTTWLLATELKEKLQKLQTRRLILMLDCCHAEGMTKAGPDISKSTLKERLKNPEDMMHKIDDGRGMSILSSCRAEELSWIIPKDAPHSLFTKCLLEVLQGTHRDDFNEEYVRMTDVINHIMRKVPEIKSIQRPFVTLQMYDDFILSKNTNKNEPITQVADLNAVPSMSKETDAEIVTSFRENHGVNAALFIHGFSGQAHESFGVIPKLLAQDSQMDGWDLFPIGFSENFTPEMGHDIWASPLDLQKLADNIVSSFRYKFENYKRVALIGHSLGGLAVQQAILEMSPEERERISHVIFMGTPHKGLQINSNNSIEKRASDYDRQGSLITKLRQDWSQAFEERMPFKLANAIGTQDATITIDTAFGVFDPSNDILIEGDHFSMVQPEDTHHDGYQLIIKTLTDSQFAIQYTNKEEINLLLGNYDAVVRELWPDRMELGAKGVRNLLFALEGLDRLDDAIELAENKVEESESLHLFGLLAGRVKRRYLQTMKDADGDLSFKLYKKAYDMAVAENNNDQQYFLAINLAFLSLIHEEYRSMMQKYATLSRKLAQQDPFDSIWKAATIAESSMYLADFEAAKEQYAIAAADAGVREKISMHTNAYLAYTTLKQTTDDEFVRFLKRTFLS from the coding sequence ATGTCCAGCTTAGAAAATGCCTATGCACTACTTATAGGAGTAGGAGCAGATTTACCAGCCAGTGTGCGGGACGCTGCTGCCATTGCAGCGCTATTGTCAAACCCTGAGATAGCAGGTTATAAAAAAGAAAACATACACTTACTAACGGAAGAGCAAGCTACTCGTGATAGAATCCTCAATGCCTTTGACGACTTAATTGACAAAGTAGATGAAAATGCCTCTGTAATATTGTTTTACTCCGGTCATGGAGGAACCTATAGCGATAATGACATTATTGAGCTAGAACAGGGAGGAAAGAACTTGAAGTCGGACCATGAAAATCAATCGCATTACTACTGGGTGCCTAATGACTTTGATCCTAAGAATTACCGTACGACCTGGCTGCTTGCGACAGAGCTTAAAGAAAAGTTACAAAAGCTTCAAACAAGACGGTTAATATTAATGCTCGATTGCTGCCATGCTGAAGGCATGACTAAAGCTGGTCCAGATATAAGTAAGTCTACTTTAAAGGAGCGATTGAAGAACCCAGAAGATATGATGCACAAGATCGACGATGGACGTGGTATGTCTATTTTATCATCCTGCCGTGCTGAAGAGCTTTCCTGGATCATCCCTAAAGATGCCCCTCATAGTTTATTTACAAAATGTTTGCTGGAAGTTTTACAAGGGACTCATCGGGATGATTTTAATGAAGAGTATGTGCGAATGACTGATGTCATCAATCACATCATGCGTAAAGTTCCTGAGATCAAGAGCATACAGCGACCGTTTGTAACGCTTCAAATGTATGACGACTTTATTCTAAGCAAAAATACCAATAAGAATGAACCTATAACTCAAGTAGCCGATTTAAACGCAGTGCCCAGCATGAGTAAAGAAACAGATGCCGAAATTGTGACCAGCTTCAGAGAAAATCATGGTGTCAATGCAGCATTATTTATACATGGGTTTTCAGGTCAGGCACATGAATCTTTTGGGGTGATTCCTAAATTATTAGCTCAAGATTCTCAAATGGATGGTTGGGATTTATTTCCCATAGGCTTCTCAGAGAATTTTACGCCAGAGATGGGACATGACATATGGGCGAGCCCACTAGACTTACAAAAACTAGCTGATAATATTGTTTCAAGTTTTCGTTACAAATTTGAAAACTACAAACGAGTAGCTTTAATAGGTCATAGTTTAGGAGGGTTAGCAGTACAGCAGGCCATCTTAGAAATGAGTCCTGAAGAGCGGGAAAGAATAAGTCATGTCATATTTATGGGAACACCTCATAAAGGCTTGCAAATTAATTCTAACAATTCTATAGAGAAAAGAGCATCTGATTACGATCGTCAAGGTTCTTTGATAACGAAGTTAAGGCAAGACTGGAGTCAAGCCTTCGAAGAACGGATGCCTTTCAAGTTAGCTAATGCTATAGGTACGCAAGACGCTACCATTACTATAGATACGGCTTTCGGAGTGTTTGATCCATCAAACGACATACTTATAGAGGGAGATCACTTTTCCATGGTACAGCCAGAAGACACCCATCATGATGGATATCAATTGATTATAAAGACATTGACGGATAGTCAATTTGCAATTCAATACACCAATAAAGAGGAAATCAATTTACTTCTAGGTAATTATGATGCCGTGGTTAGAGAATTATGGCCAGATCGAATGGAATTAGGAGCTAAAGGAGTTCGCAACTTATTATTTGCATTAGAAGGATTAGACCGTCTAGATGACGCCATTGAATTAGCCGAAAATAAGGTGGAAGAGAGTGAAAGCCTTCATCTGTTTGGTTTGCTAGCGGGTAGAGTAAAACGACGGTATTTACAAACAATGAAAGATGCTGATGGGGACTTGAGTTTTAAGCTCTACAAAAAAGCATATGATATGGCCGTAGCAGAAAACAACAACGATCAGCAATATTTTTTGGCGATCAATCTCGCATTCCTCAGCCTGATACATGAGGAATATCGAAGCATGATGCAGAAATATGCCACGCTTTCGCGAAAGCTAGCTCAACAAGATCCTTTTGATAGCATTTGGAAAGCAGCCACTATTGCTGAATCAAGCATGTATCTCGCAGATTTTGAGGCGGCTAAGGAACAGTATGCCATCGCAGCAGCTGATGCTGGAGTCCGAGAGAAAATATCGATGCACACGAATGCCTATCTCGCATACACGACCTTGAAACAAACTACCGACGATGAATTTGTCCGTTTTCTGAAAAGAACATTCTTAAGCTAA
- a CDS encoding tetratricopeptide repeat protein, with translation MTVKSFIKECQNKDVHKLISIYLVSTWVLLQVLAVVWEPIGLPKKSVTILILILVLGFPFYLYYIYQFRIDTDVDPKKSPEKALSIASFKKMYFSTVSIFAVFCAFTAVIITKANFFQGATGKDLVSTELVDANSLIRDGDRIAVLKFGNNTSLEEFDVVGKMAADWIIQGINEKEIGQVISAETIMQYSKDFGLQSDINEQEILNQYIKPSKIVTGSYYLDDDQLVLHSAVIDGVTSEILMSFQPQYCDGDNPLECVENAKQLIMSYLFLEDKDPMLNLQKTPPRFKAYQYFLEAKINTDNPERYLELLNKAIEEDPNYFEPQVMRVAYYYGKGEFEMADSLRQTVQLTAYDNKRQNNLLEHYEALMAGNNDRIYETLLKEYRYAPRDLTTNSTTMTVAQQYVNRPIDVAPVFQMISMQGVDLKECSACVIRYYVHALAEIELGSYQSVIDSLRPLVVRLDGSYLITKPLIAAYVRSNKPDEIKKLLAIKVITRNPDQLAEYHLYAGKEALLMGNTAFAKANFSKTLQTLTNDINTSSLEALYFSGEITDALLLAQQLLEKNPENAWLLSYNAILQFKVGNEKNVMKYLNAIESGRKAYDYGATEYHLARFHAAAGYDQKALELLGKSIAAGNIYTPATFQNDPHFADLNKTPEFKRIMNYWH, from the coding sequence ATGACAGTAAAATCCTTCATAAAGGAGTGTCAAAATAAGGACGTGCACAAGCTGATTTCCATCTATCTGGTTTCCACTTGGGTACTGCTCCAAGTGCTTGCTGTAGTATGGGAACCTATAGGTTTGCCTAAAAAGTCAGTTACCATTCTTATTTTGATATTGGTTCTTGGTTTTCCTTTTTATCTCTATTACATCTATCAATTCAGGATTGATACAGATGTCGACCCTAAAAAATCTCCAGAGAAAGCGCTGTCCATTGCTTCCTTTAAAAAAATGTATTTTTCTACGGTTTCCATTTTCGCCGTTTTTTGTGCATTTACTGCTGTTATTATAACTAAGGCTAATTTCTTCCAAGGTGCAACTGGAAAAGATTTAGTATCTACTGAACTGGTCGATGCAAACTCCCTGATTCGAGACGGCGATAGAATTGCGGTTCTCAAATTCGGTAACAACACTTCGTTGGAAGAGTTTGACGTAGTTGGTAAAATGGCAGCCGACTGGATTATTCAAGGAATAAATGAAAAAGAAATTGGTCAAGTCATTTCCGCCGAAACGATTATGCAGTACTCTAAGGACTTTGGACTGCAAAGCGACATCAATGAGCAAGAAATATTAAATCAGTACATCAAGCCTAGCAAAATAGTTACAGGAAGCTATTACCTAGATGACGACCAGTTGGTTTTGCACAGTGCAGTGATTGATGGGGTCACCTCAGAAATTTTAATGTCTTTCCAACCTCAATATTGTGATGGTGATAATCCACTAGAATGTGTAGAGAATGCTAAACAATTGATAATGAGCTATCTGTTTCTGGAGGACAAAGACCCCATGCTCAATCTTCAAAAGACACCACCCAGATTCAAAGCGTATCAGTATTTTCTAGAAGCAAAAATAAATACAGATAACCCAGAGAGGTATCTGGAATTATTGAATAAAGCTATAGAAGAGGACCCTAATTATTTTGAACCCCAGGTCATGCGTGTTGCCTATTACTATGGTAAAGGCGAATTTGAGATGGCAGATTCCCTGCGTCAAACTGTACAACTCACCGCTTATGACAATAAACGGCAAAACAATTTATTAGAGCACTATGAGGCGCTCATGGCAGGAAATAACGATCGTATTTATGAGACGTTGCTTAAAGAATATCGTTATGCACCTCGAGATTTGACCACTAATAGTACTACAATGACCGTAGCGCAGCAATATGTAAATAGACCTATTGATGTGGCGCCCGTGTTTCAAATGATCTCTATGCAGGGAGTAGATTTAAAAGAATGTTCCGCCTGCGTGATACGCTATTATGTTCATGCTTTGGCAGAAATTGAATTAGGCTCCTACCAGTCTGTAATCGATTCTTTGCGGCCTTTAGTGGTACGATTAGACGGCTCATATTTGATAACAAAGCCCTTGATCGCAGCTTATGTAAGGAGTAATAAACCTGATGAAATAAAGAAACTTCTAGCAATCAAAGTCATTACAAGGAATCCAGATCAATTGGCCGAATATCATTTATATGCGGGTAAGGAGGCATTGTTGATGGGGAATACCGCTTTCGCGAAAGCGAACTTCTCTAAAACTTTGCAAACACTTACAAATGATATCAATACATCGAGTCTGGAGGCACTTTACTTTTCTGGTGAAATAACCGATGCCCTGTTGCTCGCACAGCAATTGTTAGAAAAAAATCCCGAAAACGCCTGGCTACTCTCTTATAATGCCATTCTACAATTTAAAGTAGGCAACGAGAAAAACGTGATGAAGTATTTGAACGCCATAGAATCAGGTAGGAAAGCATACGATTATGGCGCAACTGAATACCACCTTGCAAGATTTCATGCTGCTGCAGGTTATGATCAAAAAGCTCTAGAATTACTAGGTAAATCCATTGCCGCTGGAAATATATATACCCCAGCAACCTTCCAAAATGACCCTCATTTTGCAGATTTAAACAAAACCCCTGAATTTAAAAGAATCATGAATTACTGGCACTAA
- a CDS encoding PepSY domain-containing protein encodes MSRKTSNKARMYHRYLGFFLAGIMAVYAISGITLIFRDTDVFKNKVVVEKNLETNLSAEEVGQQLKIKRFKATSETASLIEFKNGSYNKETGAASYTKTETPYVLGKMQNFHKSETGDPLYYLNIFFGVSLLFFVVSAFWMFLPSTPIFKKGMYFAGAGLVLALVLLFV; translated from the coding sequence ATGAGTAGAAAAACTTCCAATAAAGCGAGAATGTACCACCGTTATCTAGGTTTTTTCCTGGCAGGCATCATGGCAGTTTATGCCATTAGTGGTATCACTTTAATATTTAGGGACACTGATGTATTTAAAAACAAGGTAGTTGTTGAAAAAAACTTAGAAACCAATCTTAGTGCAGAAGAGGTAGGGCAACAACTTAAGATAAAGAGATTTAAAGCTACATCTGAAACAGCATCTTTAATTGAATTTAAAAATGGTTCTTATAACAAAGAAACTGGGGCAGCAAGTTATACAAAGACAGAGACGCCGTATGTTTTGGGCAAAATGCAAAACTTTCATAAATCAGAGACTGGCGACCCATTGTACTACTTAAATATTTTCTTCGGTGTTAGTCTTTTGTTTTTTGTAGTGTCTGCGTTTTGGATGTTTTTACCTTCCACGCCTATCTTTAAGAAGGGAATGTATTTTGCCGGCGCAGGATTGGTCTTGGCATTGGTGCTTTTATTTGTTTAA
- a CDS encoding M20/M25/M40 family metallo-hydrolase: MKKTTLLLSSLLLSGSMLFAQTEDPVVDAIVKEGTENSQLESLAHELMDVVGPRLVGSPQMKAAGDWAVAKYKDWGINAEIENYGEWRGWERGITHIDMLAPRVQSLQGMQLAWSPSTSKKGVRGEVVTLPTVKNAGEFQNWLKTIEGKIILTSMPQPTGRPDENWEEFATPESFTKMKEDRDERSKEFRDNFGNMGINSRELDKVLEDAGAAAIVSSNWSRGFGVNKIFSAGTKKIPEIDLELEDYGMLYRLAESGHKPEVHIVSESKELGKVPTFNTIATIPGTEKPEEYVVLSAHFDSWDGGTGATDNGTGSITMMEAARLLKKHYPNPKRTIIIGLWGSEEQGLNGSRAYVEDHPEIVENVQAVFNQDNGTGRVVNLSGGGFLRSYDYLSSWLNAVPEDITKHIETSFPGAPARGGSDYASFQAAGAPAFSLSSISWDYWNYTWHTNRDTYDKIVFDDVRNNAILTAILAYKASEDPETASREKAVLGVDRRTGEPREWPTPRSPTRLGGMD; encoded by the coding sequence ATGAAAAAAACCACTTTATTATTATCCTCTTTGCTGCTGTCAGGCAGCATGCTATTTGCGCAAACGGAAGATCCCGTCGTTGATGCGATAGTAAAAGAAGGAACCGAAAACTCTCAACTAGAAAGTCTAGCCCATGAATTGATGGATGTGGTGGGACCTAGATTGGTAGGCTCACCACAAATGAAAGCGGCTGGCGACTGGGCGGTAGCAAAATATAAAGACTGGGGTATCAATGCCGAAATTGAAAACTATGGCGAATGGCGTGGTTGGGAACGTGGTATCACACACATAGACATGCTAGCCCCTCGAGTGCAAAGTTTACAAGGAATGCAACTGGCATGGAGTCCTAGCACTTCTAAAAAAGGAGTGCGTGGCGAGGTAGTTACTTTACCAACCGTCAAAAATGCTGGCGAATTCCAAAACTGGCTCAAAACAATTGAAGGAAAAATTATTTTAACTTCTATGCCGCAGCCTACAGGACGTCCAGATGAAAACTGGGAAGAGTTTGCAACTCCAGAATCCTTTACTAAAATGAAGGAAGATCGAGACGAACGGTCTAAGGAATTCCGCGATAATTTTGGGAATATGGGCATCAATTCTAGAGAACTTGATAAAGTATTGGAAGATGCTGGCGCTGCCGCGATCGTCTCTTCTAACTGGTCCAGAGGTTTTGGTGTGAACAAGATTTTTAGCGCTGGGACTAAAAAGATTCCAGAGATTGATCTAGAATTAGAAGATTATGGAATGTTATACCGCCTAGCGGAATCAGGTCATAAACCAGAAGTTCACATAGTTTCAGAGTCTAAGGAATTAGGTAAAGTTCCTACTTTCAACACGATAGCTACAATTCCTGGAACAGAAAAGCCTGAAGAATATGTTGTTCTTTCAGCACACTTCGACTCTTGGGACGGTGGTACAGGAGCTACAGATAACGGTACAGGTTCCATCACAATGATGGAAGCCGCCCGATTGCTCAAAAAGCATTACCCTAATCCAAAGCGTACCATCATCATCGGCCTATGGGGTAGCGAGGAACAAGGATTGAATGGATCTAGAGCTTATGTAGAAGATCATCCAGAGATCGTAGAAAACGTACAAGCAGTTTTCAATCAAGATAATGGAACAGGTCGTGTGGTGAATCTATCAGGCGGCGGATTCCTAAGATCTTACGATTATTTAAGCAGCTGGTTAAATGCAGTACCTGAAGATATTACGAAACACATTGAAACCAGTTTCCCTGGAGCGCCTGCTCGTGGTGGCTCTGATTATGCTTCTTTCCAGGCGGCTGGGGCGCCAGCATTTAGTTTGAGCTCCATCAGTTGGGATTATTGGAATTATACCTGGCATACGAATCGCGATACCTATGATAAAATCGTTTTTGACGATGTACGCAACAATGCGATCTTGACTGCAATTTTGGCTTACAAAGCCAGTGAAGATCCAGAAACAGCTTCCAGAGAAAAAGCAGTACTAGGTGTCGATCGCAGAACAGGTGAGCCTAGAGAATGGCCTACTCCACGCTCCCCTACTCGTTTAGGAGGTATGGATTAA
- a CDS encoding dienelactone hydrolase family protein gives MAQLRKEDLSQEVFDLYDDYAHNKIDRRVFIERLSVFAVGAVTLPSLLSFITPDYTDKIIAEDDNRFQSEWITYESPKGGGTIRGLLSRPSNTGKHPGIVVVHENRGLNPYVEDVGRQGAIDGFITLAPDALTPLGGYPGNDDEGRKMQSKRDRLEMLEDFIAAYNYLKNHPDCNGKVGVVGFCFGGWVANMMAVQLPGLGAAVPFYGRQPEDDQAAEIEAPLLLQYAGLDERVNSGYPAFDKVLEANNIEHTAHFYDGVNHGFHNYSTPRYDQPAAELAWSRTIDFFTKHLST, from the coding sequence ATGGCACAATTGCGCAAGGAAGATTTGTCTCAAGAAGTATTTGACCTATACGACGATTACGCACACAATAAAATTGACCGCAGGGTTTTTATAGAGCGACTATCTGTATTTGCTGTAGGAGCTGTCACTTTACCTTCTTTATTAAGTTTTATCACACCTGATTATACCGATAAGATCATTGCTGAAGATGACAATCGATTCCAAAGTGAATGGATAACTTACGAATCTCCTAAAGGCGGCGGTACCATTCGAGGACTGCTTTCCAGACCTTCAAACACTGGTAAACATCCTGGTATCGTTGTGGTTCATGAAAATCGAGGGCTGAATCCTTATGTGGAAGATGTAGGCCGTCAAGGTGCCATTGATGGATTCATTACCCTAGCGCCAGATGCATTGACCCCTCTAGGTGGTTATCCTGGAAACGATGATGAAGGCCGAAAAATGCAAAGTAAAAGAGACCGTCTTGAAATGCTGGAGGATTTTATTGCAGCTTATAATTACTTGAAAAATCATCCAGATTGTAATGGTAAAGTTGGCGTGGTGGGATTCTGTTTTGGTGGTTGGGTAGCTAACATGATGGCGGTGCAATTACCTGGTTTAGGTGCTGCGGTTCCCTTTTATGGCCGTCAACCAGAAGATGATCAGGCGGCGGAAATTGAAGCACCGCTCCTATTGCAATACGCAGGACTAGACGAGCGTGTGAATTCCGGTTATCCTGCGTTCGATAAAGTGTTAGAAGCTAACAATATAGAGCACACTGCGCATTTTTATGATGGTGTGAATCATGGGTTTCACAATTACTCTACTCCCAGGTACGATCAACCAGCGGCAGAGCTCGCCTGGAGTCGTACCATAGATTTCTTCACAAAACACTTGAGCACTTAA